Proteins from one Amycolatopsis endophytica genomic window:
- a CDS encoding amidohydrolase: protein MLDLLVRNVRALTVSDDRPRAHTVGVLHGRIVGVDEEVDGLSARTVVDGDGAVLTPGFADAHNHMVWYGLSLAETDLSGCASLDELYDTVAARAAELPSDGWVIGSKYDDFVLGGHPDRAALDRAGGGRPVWLKHRSAHMCTVSSEILRQAGVLDGSAKVPEGGVVSRDDDGAPTGLLAEQAQQLVDALVKPYPVEQLAEAIERAAKVYVSEGLTSVTEAGIGGGWIGHSPAEATAYHLARARGVLPVRVELMPASEVLHPLGGNPADTGSIGVDLGLRSGFGDEFLRLGPMKIFTDGALSSRTAALTEPFCSHGGLGVLQDDPKVLRDTIVAAHRSGWRVAAHAIGDRAIDLTLDAFEEAQRQLPRPDARHRIEHAAMVRPDQMARLVALNVIPVPQARFLYEIGDTMAEALGEARVPWLYRQKSFVDAGLRVPGSSDRPCVGVGAPLAGLRSMVERTTSAGVVLSPDERVDAGEALRACTVHPAWASHQENERGRLAAGLWADMVLLDDDPTTVPSERISEIGVLATFVGGRCVHGAENLNATGPVPVPPTPRP, encoded by the coding sequence GTGCTCGACCTCCTGGTGCGCAACGTCCGTGCGCTGACCGTGTCCGACGACCGTCCCCGCGCACACACCGTGGGGGTGCTGCACGGGCGCATCGTCGGCGTCGACGAGGAGGTCGACGGCCTGTCCGCGCGGACGGTGGTCGACGGCGACGGCGCGGTGCTGACGCCCGGATTCGCCGACGCGCACAACCACATGGTCTGGTACGGCCTCTCGCTCGCCGAGACGGACCTGTCGGGGTGCGCCAGCCTGGACGAGCTGTACGACACGGTCGCCGCGCGCGCCGCCGAGCTGCCCTCGGACGGGTGGGTGATCGGCTCGAAGTACGACGACTTCGTGCTCGGCGGCCACCCGGACCGGGCCGCGCTGGACCGTGCGGGCGGCGGGCGGCCGGTGTGGCTCAAGCACCGCTCGGCCCACATGTGCACGGTCAGCTCGGAGATCCTGCGGCAGGCCGGGGTGCTCGACGGGTCGGCGAAGGTGCCCGAGGGCGGTGTCGTGTCCCGTGACGACGACGGCGCGCCGACCGGGCTGCTGGCCGAGCAGGCGCAGCAGCTGGTGGACGCGCTCGTGAAGCCCTACCCGGTGGAGCAGCTGGCGGAGGCGATCGAGCGGGCCGCGAAGGTCTACGTCTCGGAAGGGCTGACGTCGGTGACCGAGGCCGGGATCGGCGGCGGCTGGATCGGGCACAGCCCGGCCGAGGCGACGGCCTACCACCTGGCGCGGGCTCGCGGCGTGCTGCCGGTGCGGGTCGAGCTGATGCCGGCCAGCGAGGTGCTGCACCCGCTCGGCGGCAATCCCGCCGACACCGGGTCGATCGGCGTCGATCTGGGGCTGCGCAGCGGTTTCGGTGACGAGTTCCTGCGCCTGGGCCCGATGAAGATCTTCACCGACGGTGCGCTGAGCAGCCGCACCGCCGCGCTCACCGAGCCGTTCTGCTCGCACGGCGGCCTCGGCGTGCTGCAGGACGATCCGAAGGTGCTGCGGGACACGATCGTCGCCGCGCACCGCAGTGGATGGCGGGTGGCCGCGCACGCGATCGGCGACCGCGCGATCGACCTGACGCTGGACGCGTTCGAGGAGGCGCAGCGCCAGCTGCCGCGGCCGGACGCGCGGCACCGCATCGAGCACGCCGCGATGGTCCGGCCCGACCAGATGGCGCGCCTGGTGGCGCTGAACGTGATCCCGGTGCCGCAGGCGCGGTTCCTGTACGAGATCGGGGACACGATGGCCGAGGCGCTGGGCGAGGCGCGGGTGCCGTGGCTGTACCGGCAGAAGTCCTTTGTGGACGCCGGACTGCGGGTGCCGGGGAGCTCGGACCGTCCGTGCGTGGGGGTCGGCGCGCCACTGGCGGGGCTGCGGTCGATGGTCGAGCGGACCACCAGCGCGGGCGTGGTGCTCAGCCCGGACGAGCGGGTGGACGCCGGGGAAGCGCTGCGGGCCTGTACGGTGCACCCGGCGTGGGCGTCGCACCAGGAGAACGAACGCGGACGACTGGCCGCCGGACTGTGGGCGGACATGGTGCTCCTCGACGACGATCCGACCACCGTGCCCAGTGAGCGCATCAGCGAGATCGGCGTGCTGGCGACCTTCGTCGGCGGCCGGTGCGTGCACGGGGCCGAAAACCTGAACGCGACCGGCCCGGTACCGGTTCCCCCAACGCCACGTCCGTAG
- a CDS encoding alpha/beta hydrolase: MTANPHNLALEPAAQAFAEATDNPPYLFQLPPEEGRKAVDEVQSSEIAKPDADLEDLTIEGGPTGQVRLRIVRPAGATGTLPVVLYIHGAGWVFGNAHTHDRLIREIATGAGAAVVFPDYDRSPEARYPVALEQSYAAARWIVTHGAEHNLDASRLAVAGDSVGGNLTAALTLLAKQRGDVTFRQQVLFYPVTDANFDTGSYRQFATGYFLALDGMKWFWDQYTTDPAQRAEITASPLRASLDDLAGLPPALVITAEADVLRDEGEAYANKLRQAGVAVTAVRYQGVIHDFVMLNALRGTNAADAAINQAVAVLKKALQAR; this comes from the coding sequence ATGACCGCCAACCCGCACAATCTGGCTCTGGAGCCCGCCGCGCAGGCTTTCGCCGAAGCCACGGACAACCCGCCGTACCTGTTCCAGCTGCCGCCCGAGGAGGGACGCAAGGCGGTCGACGAGGTCCAGTCGTCCGAGATCGCCAAGCCGGACGCCGACCTCGAAGACCTCACCATCGAGGGCGGCCCGACCGGGCAGGTGCGCCTGCGCATCGTCCGCCCCGCGGGCGCCACCGGCACGCTGCCGGTCGTCCTGTACATCCACGGCGCGGGCTGGGTCTTCGGCAACGCCCACACCCACGACCGCCTGATCCGCGAGATCGCCACCGGCGCCGGCGCGGCCGTCGTCTTCCCCGACTACGACCGCTCCCCCGAGGCCCGTTACCCGGTCGCGCTGGAGCAGAGCTACGCGGCGGCGCGGTGGATCGTGACGCACGGCGCCGAGCACAACCTGGACGCGAGCCGCCTCGCCGTCGCCGGTGACTCGGTCGGTGGGAACCTGACCGCGGCGCTCACGCTGCTGGCCAAGCAGCGCGGCGACGTCACCTTCCGGCAGCAGGTGCTGTTCTACCCGGTGACCGACGCGAACTTCGACACCGGCTCCTACCGGCAGTTCGCCACCGGCTACTTCCTCGCCCTCGACGGCATGAAGTGGTTCTGGGACCAGTACACGACCGACCCGGCGCAGCGCGCGGAGATCACCGCGTCGCCGCTGCGCGCGAGCCTGGACGACCTGGCCGGGCTGCCGCCCGCGCTCGTCATCACCGCCGAGGCCGACGTCCTGCGCGACGAGGGCGAGGCGTACGCGAACAAGCTGCGCCAGGCCGGTGTCGCGGTCACCGCGGTGCGCTACCAGGGCGTCATCCACGACTTCGTGATGCTCAACGCGCTGCGGGGCACCAACGCCGCCGACGCCGCGATCAACCAGGCCGTCGCGGTGCTGAAGAAGGCACTCCAGGCCCGCTGA
- a CDS encoding MSMEG_1061 family FMN-dependent PPOX-type flavoprotein, with protein MTHARTRPRRLAFEEVRARLGEPDALVRGKVGDRLASYHHRFIAHSPFLTMATADAAGRVDCTPRGDYPGFAKVLDERTLAIPDRPGNKLADSFSNLAENDGIGLLFLVPGHRETLRVNGRAYPTDEPDVLARMQTEAREAELALVVEVEEVYFHCGRALIRSRLWDPASQALAAELPSAGEIAAAQMGGGIDPAALEGALEAGYRQLY; from the coding sequence ATGACGCATGCCCGCACGCGCCCGCGGAGGCTCGCCTTCGAGGAGGTCCGTGCCCGGCTCGGGGAGCCCGACGCCCTCGTCCGCGGCAAGGTCGGCGACCGCCTCGCCTCCTACCACCACCGCTTCATCGCCCATTCCCCGTTCCTGACGATGGCCACCGCCGACGCGGCGGGCCGCGTCGACTGCACGCCCCGGGGCGACTACCCGGGGTTCGCGAAGGTGCTGGACGAGCGCACGCTCGCGATCCCCGACCGTCCCGGCAACAAGCTCGCCGACTCCTTCTCGAACCTGGCGGAGAACGACGGGATCGGCCTGCTGTTCCTCGTCCCGGGGCACCGGGAGACGTTGCGGGTCAACGGCCGCGCCTATCCCACCGACGAACCCGACGTGCTGGCCCGGATGCAGACCGAGGCGCGGGAGGCGGAACTGGCGCTGGTGGTGGAGGTCGAGGAGGTGTACTTCCACTGTGGACGCGCGCTCATCCGGTCGCGGCTGTGGGATCCGGCGAGCCAGGCACTGGCCGCCGAGCTGCCGTCCGCGGGCGAGATCGCGGCCGCGCAGATGGGCGGCGGTATCGATCCGGCCGCACTGGAAGGCGCTCTCGAAGCCGGCTACCGCCAGCTGTACTGA
- a CDS encoding DEAD/DEAH box helicase: MPSFAELGVPRALTTALAARGIEAPFPIQAATLPHSLAGRDVLGRGRTGSGKTYAFVLPVLTRLAAAGGSRRPGRPRALILAPTRELAAQIDAAMAPLAKALSLRTMTVFGGVSPNPQITGLRAGVDVLVACPGRLADHLASGHVHLDAVEITVLDEADHMADLGFLPVVRRLLDRTPRGGQRLLFSATLDAGVDVLVKRFLTDPVTHSVDSAQSPVATMEHHVLHVERETRLGVLVELVAAPGRTVVFTRTKHRAKALTRQLVASGVPAVELHGNLGQTARTRNLAAFSDGSATTLVATDIAARGIHVDDVARVIHADPPVEHKAYLHRSGRTARAGAEGTVITLMTDEQVADVRDLTRKAGISPITTRLAPGHPLLTELAPGERTFVTPPARGGGNGGRGGAQRQQKPGTGARRSEPQRQQRRGTDTSQPSRQRSRAAGQSANRQSRTDSPRQPQRGTEPQQGAGAPQRRSGAAAFSAGSRAGRRRGGR, encoded by the coding sequence CTGCCCTCGTTCGCCGAGCTCGGCGTTCCGCGGGCACTCACCACCGCCCTCGCCGCCCGCGGCATCGAGGCGCCGTTCCCGATCCAGGCCGCGACACTGCCGCACTCCCTGGCCGGGCGGGACGTGCTCGGCCGGGGCCGCACCGGATCCGGCAAGACCTACGCGTTCGTGCTCCCGGTGCTGACCCGGCTCGCCGCGGCGGGCGGGAGCCGCCGTCCCGGCCGTCCCCGCGCGCTGATCCTCGCGCCGACGCGGGAACTGGCGGCCCAGATCGACGCCGCGATGGCGCCGCTGGCCAAGGCGTTGTCGCTGCGCACCATGACGGTGTTCGGCGGCGTCAGCCCCAACCCGCAGATCACCGGGCTGCGCGCGGGTGTCGACGTGCTGGTCGCGTGCCCGGGCAGGCTCGCCGACCACCTCGCGAGTGGTCACGTGCACCTCGACGCCGTGGAGATCACGGTGCTCGACGAGGCCGATCACATGGCCGACCTCGGGTTCCTGCCGGTGGTGCGGCGGCTGCTCGACCGCACCCCGCGCGGCGGGCAGCGGCTGTTGTTCTCGGCCACGCTCGACGCGGGCGTGGACGTGCTCGTGAAGCGCTTTCTCACCGATCCGGTCACGCACAGCGTCGACTCGGCGCAGTCCCCCGTCGCGACGATGGAGCACCACGTGCTGCACGTCGAGCGCGAGACCCGGCTGGGCGTGCTGGTGGAGCTGGTCGCCGCGCCGGGCCGCACCGTCGTGTTCACGCGCACCAAGCACCGGGCCAAGGCGCTGACCCGTCAGCTCGTCGCGTCCGGCGTCCCCGCGGTCGAGCTGCACGGCAACCTCGGGCAGACCGCGCGCACCCGCAACCTGGCCGCGTTCTCCGACGGCAGTGCCACCACGCTGGTGGCCACCGACATCGCGGCACGCGGCATCCACGTCGACGACGTCGCGCGCGTGATCCACGCCGACCCGCCGGTCGAGCACAAGGCCTACCTGCACCGCTCGGGCCGCACCGCGCGGGCCGGTGCGGAGGGCACCGTGATCACCCTGATGACCGACGAGCAGGTCGCCGACGTCCGCGACCTCACCCGCAAGGCCGGGATCAGCCCGATCACCACCCGGCTGGCGCCCGGCCACCCCCTGCTCACCGAGCTCGCCCCGGGCGAGCGCACGTTCGTGACCCCGCCCGCCCGCGGCGGCGGGAACGGGGGCCGCGGCGGCGCGCAGCGGCAGCAGAAGCCCGGAACCGGCGCGCGCCGCTCCGAACCGCAACGGCAGCAGCGCCGCGGCACGGACACCTCCCAGCCCTCACGGCAACGCAGCCGGGCCGCCGGTCAGTCCGCGAACCGGCAGAGCCGCACCGACTCCCCACGCCAGCCGCAGCGCGGCACCGAACCGCAGCAGGGCGCCGGCGCGCCCCAGCGCCGCTCCGGCGCTGCCGCGTTCTCGGCCGGTTCCCGGGCCGGACGGCGCCGCGGCGGCCGCTGA
- a CDS encoding MarR family winged helix-turn-helix transcriptional regulator — MADTAAPRLDDQVCFALYAASRAVTSLYRPMLDELGLTYPQYLVMLALWEHGELSVKDLGQALSLDSGTLSPLLKRLEKLELVRRERRADDERSVCIRLTSKGDELRVKAVPLPGVIGDAMGLPVRELEELRVTLRGLTESVNAYRASHPGV, encoded by the coding sequence ATGGCCGACACGGCCGCGCCGCGGCTCGATGATCAGGTGTGCTTCGCGCTCTACGCCGCCTCCCGGGCGGTGACCTCGCTGTACCGGCCGATGCTGGACGAGCTCGGGCTGACCTATCCGCAGTACCTGGTGATGCTGGCGTTGTGGGAGCACGGTGAGCTGTCGGTCAAGGACCTCGGGCAGGCGCTGTCGCTGGACTCGGGAACGCTCTCGCCGCTGCTGAAGCGGCTGGAAAAGCTCGAACTGGTGCGCCGCGAGCGCCGTGCGGACGACGAGCGGTCGGTGTGCATCCGGCTGACGAGCAAGGGTGACGAGCTGCGCGTGAAGGCCGTTCCGCTGCCCGGCGTGATCGGTGACGCGATGGGCCTGCCCGTTCGCGAGCTGGAGGAGCTGCGGGTCACGCTGCGGGGGCTGACCGAGTCGGTGAACGCCTACCGCGCATCCCATCCCGGCGTATAA
- a CDS encoding PDR/VanB family oxidoreductase: MQPTILDHVDRVARDVVSLVLRAERGPLAPWEPGAHIDLILPNWLTRQYSLCGEPDDRERYRIAVRHERLSRGGSDYIHRFLRRGHPIEVSAPRNNFPLRPAPEFLFLAGGIGITPILPMLRAAIAAGAVATLVYVGRSLATMPFTAQLRATYGGRVRLVATEHEGRPDFTALAAELPPRALVYCCGPSAMLDAAEAVFPAGRVHVERFRPPVKDFGPPRAFEAVCARSGRTIQVPPGETLLGALGHAGIAVPSGCREGVCGSCEITVVEGEPEHRDHLGAPPGRMYSCVSRACSPRLVLDL; encoded by the coding sequence ATGCAACCGACCATTCTCGACCACGTGGACCGGGTCGCGCGGGACGTGGTCTCCCTCGTCCTGCGCGCCGAGCGCGGTCCGCTGGCGCCCTGGGAACCCGGGGCGCACATCGACCTCATCCTGCCGAACTGGCTGACCCGGCAGTACTCGCTGTGCGGGGAGCCGGACGATCGCGAGCGCTACCGCATCGCGGTGCGCCACGAGCGGCTCAGCCGGGGCGGCTCGGACTACATCCACCGGTTCCTGCGCCGGGGCCACCCGATCGAGGTCTCCGCGCCCCGCAACAACTTCCCGCTCCGGCCCGCGCCGGAGTTCCTGTTCCTCGCCGGAGGCATCGGGATCACGCCGATCCTGCCGATGCTGCGGGCCGCGATCGCGGCGGGTGCGGTGGCGACGCTGGTCTACGTGGGACGCTCGCTCGCCACCATGCCCTTCACCGCGCAGCTGCGGGCCACGTATGGGGGCCGGGTGCGACTGGTCGCCACCGAGCACGAGGGCAGGCCCGATTTCACCGCGCTGGCCGCGGAACTGCCTCCGCGGGCGCTGGTCTACTGTTGCGGGCCGTCCGCGATGCTCGACGCGGCGGAGGCCGTCTTTCCCGCCGGGCGCGTGCACGTGGAGCGTTTCCGCCCGCCGGTGAAGGACTTCGGACCGCCCAGGGCGTTCGAGGCCGTCTGTGCCCGAAGTGGACGGACGATTCAGGTTCCGCCCGGGGAGACCCTGCTGGGTGCCCTCGGGCACGCCGGAATCGCGGTGCCCTCCGGCTGCCGGGAAGGGGTATGCGGCAGTTGCGAAATCACCGTCGTCGAGGGAGAACCCGAGCACCGGGACCACCTCGGTGCGCCGCCCGGCCGGATGTACTCGTGCGTGTCCCGCGCGTGCTCGCCCCGCCTCGTCCTGGACCTGTGA